GCGCTAATATTTTCCCCACGACTATGTTTCCCCTGTTTATAGGGGTAACCATCAGCCCATCCATCGTTCCCAATTCCCTTTCTCTGGTTATAGAAGCTGCAAGTCCGTTCGAAACACTCATTATAGCTATCATGGCCATAATGCCTGGTGCCATGAAATCGTAGTAGTTGAATGCGCTTCCATCAACGTTTATAAGGTTTACCTTTATATTTTTTGAAGACGGTTGTCTTGCCTTTTCCATCATTGCTGGTATCATTTGAGCTATCATTATGCCAGCCTGAGGATTAGATGGATTTGGAATAACGCTTACGGCGGCTTTATCCAATGCGGCGTTTGTCGTGAAGTTTTTTGGGATTACAGCTCCCACAGATATTTCATCTTTTGCCAAGGCGTTCACCAATTCATCTTTCGATTTGTACACGACTATCATGGTAGCGGGAGCGCTTTTTGTCATTACGTTGAAAAGCAAATCCTGGGAGTAAAAACCTATCTTGCCCTTTATTTCTCCACCGTTTTGTGGGAAAATATATCCCATCATCAACATGGAAATTATTGGCATGGCTATGGAAAAAGCGAGCATCGTTCTACTTCTTAAAAGAAATTTTAAATCCTTCCATGCTATCATCAACGCTTTCACGCTTTCACCTCCGCACCTGTGGTAAGCTTCACGAAAATGTCTTCAAGTGAAGGTTCCATCGTTTTTATGCTTTTCACTTTCACATTCAAATCTGCAAGCTCTTTCAAAAAGCTGTTGAGATCTTCAACTTCCACCTTGAAATAATTGTCAATGGCTTCTACAATTTTTCCCTTTATGAGCTCTTTGTCAATGGTTCTTTCAAGCTCTACTTCTATCACTTCTTTCTCTTTGAAGTGTTTCTTTAAATTCCTTGGCGTGTCGATGGCAACTATTTTACCCTTGTTCATTATGGCGACTTTTCCTGCCAGCAACTCCACTTCATGCAAGATGTGAGTTGTAAGAATTATCGTTTTTCCTTTCTTGCTTAGTTGAAAAATGAAATTCCTTATATGCATCGTTGATTCGGGATCTAAGCCCAAAGTCGGTTCATCCAGGAATATGATTTCTGGCTCAGGTATTAAAGCGCGGGCGATGTTTATTTTTTGCTTCATCCCAGTGCTCATCTTTGATACGAACGTGTCTTTCCATTTCCACATTCCAAGCAAAGAGAGCAGCTCTTCCGATCTTTTCATGATGGTTTTATCATCCACTCCGTACAATCTTGAGAAGAATTGAATATTTTCAAGGGCGGTTAGTCTGTCGTAAAGGATAAGCCTGTCTGAAACCAGGCCGATCTTCTTTCTGACCTCTTTTCCTTGTTTTTTTACATCGTATCCGGCAACTTCGGCTCTTCCTCCGGTGGGATAGGCAAGAGTTGTGAGAATCCTTATAGTTGTGCTCTTTCCCGCACCGTTGGGGCCCAACAAAGCGAAAAGTTCCCCATAATCAACGCTAAAAGTTATTCCATCGACGGCTTTGACTTTTCTGAAACGCTTTTCAAGATTTTCAACTTTTATCGCTTTTTCGCTCATTCAACCATCTCCTTATTTCACTCTCAACCCTTTCAAATTCCTTTAGAAAATTCTCGACGTCCTTTTCTCTTTTCCAATTCACAGAGTGTAAAGAATAAAAGAAGGCTCGAAAACTTTTTTGAATGCTTTTTGGCATGGAAGTTTGAGGGTTCTCCATGACCACTCCCAATTTACTCATGATGTTTTTGAATCCTTCTTTGCTTTTTTGTATTTCTTTTAAGAAACCTTTCCCCTTCTTGGTGAGAAAGTACACATTTTTTCTTCCATCAACCTTTTTTTCAAGAATTCCATCTTTTGCCAAAGCTTCCAACTGAGGATAAACGGTGCCTGGTGAGGCCGTTATGTTTTCTTTTTTGCAGTACTTTAAAAAATCGTATCCCGTTGTCTTTCCTTCTTTTTCTATGAAATTCAAAAGTAAAATTTTTAAAAAGGGAAATCTCGCCATTTTCACCATTCCTATCTATATAGATATATCTATATAGATATACTAACACTTTATTTTTCATTTGTCAACTTGACATTTGTCATAAATATGACTATAATTATGGTCAAGAGGTGGATAAAATGTTGGGAGAATTAAGGTTTTACAGCGTTGCCGAAGCGAAAACAGAACTTTCAAAGCTAATTTCTACGCTGAAAAAAGGCGATGTGGTGATAACGAAAAACGGAATACCGGCGGCAGCTGTTATGGATTACGAAAGATATGTGAAGATGATAGATTTTTTGGAGAAGATAAAGGATATATACCTTTTAGACATTGGAACATCCACCATCGAAGATCCTATAAATACGATTATAAAAGATGATTAGGAGGTGCCGAAATGGCAGATGTAGTGCTTGAGCATGTGTGGAAAGTTTACGATGGAAAGGTGGAAGCGGTTAAAGATGCAAACTTGGTGGTAAACGATAAAGAATTTGCTGTCCTCGTCGGGCCATCTGGATGTGGAAAAACCACAACCCTCAGAATGATAGCTGGTCTTGAGGAAATCACAAAGGGAGAAATCAAAATCGGTGGAAAAGTTGTAAATGATGTTGAACCAAAAGATAGAGATATAGCAATGGTGTTCCAGAACTACGCTCTGTATCCCCATATGACCGTTTATCAGAACATGTCCTTTGGACTTAGATTGAGAAAATTCCCAAAGGATGAAATCGACAGAAGGGTTAAAGAAGCTGCCCGCATCCTTAGCATTGAAAACCTTCTTGACAGAAAACCAAAACAACTATCTGGTGGACAGCGCCAGCGTGTGGCTTTGGGACGTGCAATAGTAAGGAATCCAAAAGTCTTCCTTTTTGACGAACCTTTGTCCAACCTGGATGCTAAGTTGAGAGTTCAGATGAGAAGTGAGTTGAAAAAACTTCATTTAAGATTGAATGCCACGATGATATACGTTACACACGACCAGGTAGAAGCTATGACGATGGCGGATAAAATTGTCGTT
This window of the Mesoaciditoga lauensis cd-1655R = DSM 25116 genome carries:
- a CDS encoding ABC transporter permease, whose amino-acid sequence is MKALMIAWKDLKFLLRSRTMLAFSIAMPIISMLMMGYIFPQNGGEIKGKIGFYSQDLLFNVMTKSAPATMIVVYKSKDELVNALAKDEISVGAVIPKNFTTNAALDKAAVSVIPNPSNPQAGIMIAQMIPAMMEKARQPSSKNIKVNLINVDGSAFNYYDFMAPGIMAMIAIMSVSNGLAASITRERELGTMDGLMVTPINRGNIVVGKILAQTARGVVQALIVLGVSILLFGVTIEGSIWTTLLLLILGTFSFIGIGIIITSSVKEQETAQVIMTTITFPMLFFSGVFFPIEQMPKFIQYVAYVFPLTYAADALRKVMTLGVGFSYIKLDVVVLLAFALVSSVAATLSFQKLIQD
- a CDS encoding ABC transporter ATP-binding protein, which codes for MSEKAIKVENLEKRFRKVKAVDGITFSVDYGELFALLGPNGAGKSTTIRILTTLAYPTGGRAEVAGYDVKKQGKEVRKKIGLVSDRLILYDRLTALENIQFFSRLYGVDDKTIMKRSEELLSLLGMWKWKDTFVSKMSTGMKQKINIARALIPEPEIIFLDEPTLGLDPESTMHIRNFIFQLSKKGKTIILTTHILHEVELLAGKVAIMNKGKIVAIDTPRNLKKHFKEKEVIEVELERTIDKELIKGKIVEAIDNYFKVEVEDLNSFLKELADLNVKVKSIKTMEPSLEDIFVKLTTGAEVKA
- a CDS encoding PadR family transcriptional regulator — translated: MARFPFLKILLLNFIEKEGKTTGYDFLKYCKKENITASPGTVYPQLEALAKDGILEKKVDGRKNVYFLTKKGKGFLKEIQKSKEGFKNIMSKLGVVMENPQTSMPKSIQKSFRAFFYSLHSVNWKREKDVENFLKEFERVESEIRRWLNERKSDKS
- a CDS encoding type II toxin-antitoxin system Phd/YefM family antitoxin; amino-acid sequence: MLGELRFYSVAEAKTELSKLISTLKKGDVVITKNGIPAAAVMDYERYVKMIDFLEKIKDIYLLDIGTSTIEDPINTIIKDD
- a CDS encoding ABC transporter ATP-binding protein; protein product: MADVVLEHVWKVYDGKVEAVKDANLVVNDKEFAVLVGPSGCGKTTTLRMIAGLEEITKGEIKIGGKVVNDVEPKDRDIAMVFQNYALYPHMTVYQNMSFGLRLRKFPKDEIDRRVKEAARILSIENLLDRKPKQLSGGQRQRVALGRAIVRNPKVFLFDEPLSNLDAKLRVQMRSELKKLHLRLNATMIYVTHDQVEAMTMADKIVVIKDGIIQQIDSPFNLYHYPNNIFVAGFIGSPSMNFMDAVVVEKEGGLWIKLKNDIMLKIPKIYEEELKEYKNKEIIFGIRPEDIYDKMFAVAAKSDNTVSVSVDILEPLGNQTILHAKVGDDVIVASIDPKTEAEVGQKMDLVFDMSMMRAFDKETQKAIITKEKLEHGLSASKSAKIGENNGK